In Procambarus clarkii isolate CNS0578487 chromosome 5, FALCON_Pclarkii_2.0, whole genome shotgun sequence, the following are encoded in one genomic region:
- the LOC123766752 gene encoding gastrula zinc finger protein XlCGF57.1-like, whose amino-acid sequence MKHKGCLEFGKRFKQRGRVKKHTDVQTKDKRHECPVCGKKFSRRGEVKQHLVAHMADKPHECPECGRRFKQLQHLKTHMGVHIGDKPLECLVCGKRFSGHGYMKTHMLVHTGDKPHECPECGKRFSQLGHVKTHMAVHTGDKPHECPECGKRFSLLGNLKTHMMVHTNKKPFECAECGKRFRERSGIIRHVLVHTDDKPHQCPECGKRFKHRNYVRRHIILWHADD is encoded by the coding sequence ATGAAACATAAGGGGTGTCTGGAGTTTGGGAAAAGATTCAAGCAACGTGGAAGGGTGAAGAAACATACGGATGTGCAGACGAAGGATAAACGTCACgagtgtccagtgtgtgggaaAAAATTCAGTCGTCGTGGAGAGGTGAAGCAGCACCTAGTTGCGCATATGGCAGATAAGCCTCATGAGTGTCCGGAGTGTGGGAGAAGATTCAAGCAGCTTCAACATCTGAAGACACACATGGGTGTGCATATTGGGGATAAACCTCTTGAGTGTCTAgtatgtgggaaaagattcagtggTCATGgctatatgaagactcacatgcttGTACATACAGGggataaacctcacgagtgtccagagtgtgggaaaagattcagtcaacttGGACATGTGAAGACTCATATGGCTGTGCATACAGGAGATAAACCACATGAGTGTcccgagtgtgggaaaagattcagtcttCTTGGAAATTTAAAGACTCACATGATGGTACATACGAACAAGAAACCTtttgaatgtgccgagtgtgggaaACGATTCAGAGAACGCAGTGGTATAATCAGACACGTGCTTGTGCATACAGATGATAAACCtcatcagtgtccagagtgtggaaaaagATTTAAGCACCGGAATTACGTGAGACGTCACATCATATTATGGCATGCAGATGATTAA